One window of Balearica regulorum gibbericeps isolate bBalReg1 chromosome 20, bBalReg1.pri, whole genome shotgun sequence genomic DNA carries:
- the RALGDS gene encoding ral guanine nucleotide dissociation stimulator isoform X3, whose translation MMIDTQSSTQEIGEELEDGVIYSISLRKVQLHHTANKGQRWLGFENESALNLYETCKVRTIKAGTLEKLVEYLVSAFKGNDSTYVTIFLCTYRAFATTKQVLDLLLNRYGKLHVQANGDHARHAVDERMELKNTISSILGAWLDQYSEDFRKPPDFACLKQLISYVRHNIPGSDLERRARILLAQFQQQEQSESEAEAVDHGGCTFQLVEENGVGDGKPDFLSFSPEMVAEQFTLMDAELFKKVVPYHCLGCIWSQRDKKGKEHLAPTIRATVSQFNSVANCVIATCLGDRSLKPQQRAKVVERWIEVARECRILKNFSSLRAILSALQCNAVHRLKKTWDEVLRESFRTFHELSEIFSDENNHSLSRELLIKEGTSKFATLEINPKRAQKRQQQQREMGVMQGTIPYLGTFLTDLVMLDTAMKDFLDGGLINFEKRRKEFEVIAQIKLLQSACNNYSFTQEDQFVDWFHSLERLSEAESYGLSCEIEPLSESASNTLKAKKNTGIIKRWSDRQPPSTEPCASGSSHSKSFDQLKCGQYLCSGDATDSVSVTSAGSSSSDVEEINISFIPESPDCQEKKVSEIPLASLPQRWYAPSVADGEAKTTVSSASPLLPALQFWESTSLSSLDTSGIGSGSSSASSSSVSSTPVTASRTHKRSVSGISSYSSLSLPLYNQQVDDCCIIRVSLAVDNGNMYKSILVTSQDKTPVVIRKAMAKHNLDGDRPEDYELVQIISEERELKIPDNANVFYAMNSAANYDFVLKKRGFSKGVKIKHGSSSTLPRMKQKGLKIAKGIF comes from the exons AGCTCCACGCAGGAGATCGGAGAAGAGCTGGAGGATGGTGTGATCTACAGCATATCGCTCCGGAAAGTGCAGCTCCATCACACGGCCAACAAAGGGCAGCGATGGCTGGGG TTTGAGAACGAGTCGGCCTTAAACCTCTACGAGACGTGTAAGGTGCGGACGATAAAAGCCGGGACcttggagaagctggtggagtACCTGGTCTCAGCCTTCAAGGGCAATGACTCCACCTACGTCACCATCTTCCTGTGCACTTACCGGGCCTTCGCCACCACCAAGCAAGTGCTGGACCTGCTGCTTAACAG GTACGGCAAGCTCCACGTGCAGGCGAATGGGGACCATGCCAGGCACGCTGTGGACGAGAGGATGGAGCTCAAGAA CACCATCTCCTCCATCCTGGGCGCCTGGCTGGATCAGTACTCAGAGGACTTCCGCAAGCCCCCGGACTTCGCGTGCCTCAAGCAGCTCATCTCCTATGTGCGCCACAACATCCCTGGCTCGGACCTGGAGCGCCGTGCCCGCATCCTGCTCGCCCAGttccagcagcaagagcagagcGAGTCTGAGGCAGAAG CTGTGGACCACGGCGGCTGCACCTTCCAGCTGGTGGAGGAGAACGGGGTCGGGGACGGGAAGCCGgatttcctctccttctctccagaGATGGTGGCAGAACAGTTCACGCTGATGGATGCT GAGCTGTTTAAGAAAGTGGTGCCTTACCactgcctgggctgcatctgGTCCCAGCGAGACAAGAAGGGCAAAGAGCACCTGGCGCCCACCATCCGTGCCACGGTCTCGCAGTTCAATAGCGTGGCCAACTGTGTCATTGCCACGTGTCTCGGAGACCGGTCCCTGAAGCCGCAGCAGAGGGCTAAAGTGGTGGAGCGGTGGATTGAAGTGGCTCGG GAGTGCCGCATCCTGAAGAACTTCTCCTCTCTCCGAGCCATCCTCTCGGCTCTGCAGTGCAACGCCGTTCACCGGCTGAAGAAGACCTGGGACGAGGTCCTACG GGAGAGCTTCCGCACTTTCCACGAGCTCTCAGAGATCTTCTCCGATGAGAACAACCACTCGCTGAGCCGGGAGCTTCTCATTAAG GAGGGAACGTCCAAATTCGCCACCTTGGAGATCAACCCGAAGAGGGCTCAgaagcggcagcagcagcagcgagagATG GGCGTGATGCAGGGCACCATTCCCTACCTTGGCACCTTCCTCACGGACCTGGTCATGCTCGACACCGCCATGAAGGATTTCCTGGAT GGAGGGCTGATCAACtttgagaagagaaggaag GAGTTTGAAGTCATCGCCCAGATCAAGCTGCTTCAGTCTGCCTGCAACAACTACAGCTTCACGCAGGAGGACCAGTTCGTGGACTGGTTCCACAGCCTGGAGCGGCTCAGCGAGGCTGAGAG ctaCGGGCTGTCATGCGAGATCGAGCCACTGTCTGAGTCGGCCAGCAACACgttgaaggcaaagaaaaacacGGGCATCATCAAGCGATGGAGCGA CCGGCAGCCGCCGAGCACGGAGCCCTGCGCCAGCGGCAGCTCCCACTCAAAATCCTTCGACCAGCTCAAGTGCGGGCAGTACCTGTGCAGTGGGGATGCCACCGACTCCGTGAGCGTCACCTCCgctggctccagcagctccgACGTGGAGGAGATCAACATCAGCTTCATCCCCGAGTCCCCCGACTGCCAGGAGAAGAAG GTCAGTGAGATCCCTCTGGCCTCCCTCCCCCAGCGCTGGTACGCCCCGTCTGTGGCTGATGGAGAAGCTAAAACCACTGTGTCCTCCGcatcccctctcctccctgccctccagttctGGGAATccacctccctctcctccctggacACATCAGGCATCGGCTCGGGCTCCAGCAGTGCCTCGTCCTCTTCCGTCTCCTCCACGCCGGTGACGGCCTCCCGCACCCACAAGCGCTCGGTCTCCGGCATCTCCAGCTACTCCTCCCTCTCGCTGCCCCTCTACAACCAGCAGGTCGATGACTGCTGCATCATCCGCGTCAGCCTGGCTGTGGACAACGGCAATATGTACAAGAGCATCCTG GTGACGAGCCAGGATAAGACCCCAGTTGTTATTCGCAAGGCCATGGCCAAACACAACTTGGACGGGGACCGGCCTGAAGACTATGAGCTTGTTCAGATCATCTCAGAGGAGAGAG AGCTGAAGATCCCTGACAACGCCAATGTCTTCTACGCCATGAACTCTGCCGCCAACTACGACTTCGTGCTCAAGAAGAGGGGCTTCTCCAAGGGGGTGAAGATCAAGCACGGCTCCAGCTCCACCCTGCCCAGGATGAAGCAGAAAGGCCTGAAGATCGCCAAAGGCATCTTCTAG
- the RALGDS gene encoding ral guanine nucleotide dissociation stimulator isoform X1 has translation MASCGQEQAPGRQEPPPLCLFKLQLSPGRCAEGISPARCWRLSQSSTQEIGEELEDGVIYSISLRKVQLHHTANKGQRWLGFENESALNLYETCKVRTIKAGTLEKLVEYLVSAFKGNDSTYVTIFLCTYRAFATTKQVLDLLLNRYGKLHVQANGDHARHAVDERMELKNTISSILGAWLDQYSEDFRKPPDFACLKQLISYVRHNIPGSDLERRARILLAQFQQQEQSESEAEAVDHGGCTFQLVEENGVGDGKPDFLSFSPEMVAEQFTLMDAELFKKVVPYHCLGCIWSQRDKKGKEHLAPTIRATVSQFNSVANCVIATCLGDRSLKPQQRAKVVERWIEVARECRILKNFSSLRAILSALQCNAVHRLKKTWDEVLRESFRTFHELSEIFSDENNHSLSRELLIKEGTSKFATLEINPKRAQKRQQQQREMGVMQGTIPYLGTFLTDLVMLDTAMKDFLDGGLINFEKRRKEFEVIAQIKLLQSACNNYSFTQEDQFVDWFHSLERLSEAESYGLSCEIEPLSESASNTLKAKKNTGIIKRWSDRQPPSTEPCASGSSHSKSFDQLKCGQYLCSGDATDSVSVTSAGSSSSDVEEINISFIPESPDCQEKKVSEIPLASLPQRWYAPSVADGEAKTTVSSASPLLPALQFWESTSLSSLDTSGIGSGSSSASSSSVSSTPVTASRTHKRSVSGISSYSSLSLPLYNQQVDDCCIIRVSLAVDNGNMYKSILVTSQDKTPVVIRKAMAKHNLDGDRPEDYELVQIISEERELKIPDNANVFYAMNSAANYDFVLKKRGFSKGVKIKHGSSSTLPRMKQKGLKIAKGIF, from the exons AGCTCCACGCAGGAGATCGGAGAAGAGCTGGAGGATGGTGTGATCTACAGCATATCGCTCCGGAAAGTGCAGCTCCATCACACGGCCAACAAAGGGCAGCGATGGCTGGGG TTTGAGAACGAGTCGGCCTTAAACCTCTACGAGACGTGTAAGGTGCGGACGATAAAAGCCGGGACcttggagaagctggtggagtACCTGGTCTCAGCCTTCAAGGGCAATGACTCCACCTACGTCACCATCTTCCTGTGCACTTACCGGGCCTTCGCCACCACCAAGCAAGTGCTGGACCTGCTGCTTAACAG GTACGGCAAGCTCCACGTGCAGGCGAATGGGGACCATGCCAGGCACGCTGTGGACGAGAGGATGGAGCTCAAGAA CACCATCTCCTCCATCCTGGGCGCCTGGCTGGATCAGTACTCAGAGGACTTCCGCAAGCCCCCGGACTTCGCGTGCCTCAAGCAGCTCATCTCCTATGTGCGCCACAACATCCCTGGCTCGGACCTGGAGCGCCGTGCCCGCATCCTGCTCGCCCAGttccagcagcaagagcagagcGAGTCTGAGGCAGAAG CTGTGGACCACGGCGGCTGCACCTTCCAGCTGGTGGAGGAGAACGGGGTCGGGGACGGGAAGCCGgatttcctctccttctctccagaGATGGTGGCAGAACAGTTCACGCTGATGGATGCT GAGCTGTTTAAGAAAGTGGTGCCTTACCactgcctgggctgcatctgGTCCCAGCGAGACAAGAAGGGCAAAGAGCACCTGGCGCCCACCATCCGTGCCACGGTCTCGCAGTTCAATAGCGTGGCCAACTGTGTCATTGCCACGTGTCTCGGAGACCGGTCCCTGAAGCCGCAGCAGAGGGCTAAAGTGGTGGAGCGGTGGATTGAAGTGGCTCGG GAGTGCCGCATCCTGAAGAACTTCTCCTCTCTCCGAGCCATCCTCTCGGCTCTGCAGTGCAACGCCGTTCACCGGCTGAAGAAGACCTGGGACGAGGTCCTACG GGAGAGCTTCCGCACTTTCCACGAGCTCTCAGAGATCTTCTCCGATGAGAACAACCACTCGCTGAGCCGGGAGCTTCTCATTAAG GAGGGAACGTCCAAATTCGCCACCTTGGAGATCAACCCGAAGAGGGCTCAgaagcggcagcagcagcagcgagagATG GGCGTGATGCAGGGCACCATTCCCTACCTTGGCACCTTCCTCACGGACCTGGTCATGCTCGACACCGCCATGAAGGATTTCCTGGAT GGAGGGCTGATCAACtttgagaagagaaggaag GAGTTTGAAGTCATCGCCCAGATCAAGCTGCTTCAGTCTGCCTGCAACAACTACAGCTTCACGCAGGAGGACCAGTTCGTGGACTGGTTCCACAGCCTGGAGCGGCTCAGCGAGGCTGAGAG ctaCGGGCTGTCATGCGAGATCGAGCCACTGTCTGAGTCGGCCAGCAACACgttgaaggcaaagaaaaacacGGGCATCATCAAGCGATGGAGCGA CCGGCAGCCGCCGAGCACGGAGCCCTGCGCCAGCGGCAGCTCCCACTCAAAATCCTTCGACCAGCTCAAGTGCGGGCAGTACCTGTGCAGTGGGGATGCCACCGACTCCGTGAGCGTCACCTCCgctggctccagcagctccgACGTGGAGGAGATCAACATCAGCTTCATCCCCGAGTCCCCCGACTGCCAGGAGAAGAAG GTCAGTGAGATCCCTCTGGCCTCCCTCCCCCAGCGCTGGTACGCCCCGTCTGTGGCTGATGGAGAAGCTAAAACCACTGTGTCCTCCGcatcccctctcctccctgccctccagttctGGGAATccacctccctctcctccctggacACATCAGGCATCGGCTCGGGCTCCAGCAGTGCCTCGTCCTCTTCCGTCTCCTCCACGCCGGTGACGGCCTCCCGCACCCACAAGCGCTCGGTCTCCGGCATCTCCAGCTACTCCTCCCTCTCGCTGCCCCTCTACAACCAGCAGGTCGATGACTGCTGCATCATCCGCGTCAGCCTGGCTGTGGACAACGGCAATATGTACAAGAGCATCCTG GTGACGAGCCAGGATAAGACCCCAGTTGTTATTCGCAAGGCCATGGCCAAACACAACTTGGACGGGGACCGGCCTGAAGACTATGAGCTTGTTCAGATCATCTCAGAGGAGAGAG AGCTGAAGATCCCTGACAACGCCAATGTCTTCTACGCCATGAACTCTGCCGCCAACTACGACTTCGTGCTCAAGAAGAGGGGCTTCTCCAAGGGGGTGAAGATCAAGCACGGCTCCAGCTCCACCCTGCCCAGGATGAAGCAGAAAGGCCTGAAGATCGCCAAAGGCATCTTCTAG
- the RALGDS gene encoding ral guanine nucleotide dissociation stimulator isoform X2, which produces MSSPSIPGKMEAKPLFNVQKALVQPVQMCMLDIPLSVQDDDSSTQEIGEELEDGVIYSISLRKVQLHHTANKGQRWLGFENESALNLYETCKVRTIKAGTLEKLVEYLVSAFKGNDSTYVTIFLCTYRAFATTKQVLDLLLNRYGKLHVQANGDHARHAVDERMELKNTISSILGAWLDQYSEDFRKPPDFACLKQLISYVRHNIPGSDLERRARILLAQFQQQEQSESEAEAVDHGGCTFQLVEENGVGDGKPDFLSFSPEMVAEQFTLMDAELFKKVVPYHCLGCIWSQRDKKGKEHLAPTIRATVSQFNSVANCVIATCLGDRSLKPQQRAKVVERWIEVARECRILKNFSSLRAILSALQCNAVHRLKKTWDEVLRESFRTFHELSEIFSDENNHSLSRELLIKEGTSKFATLEINPKRAQKRQQQQREMGVMQGTIPYLGTFLTDLVMLDTAMKDFLDGGLINFEKRRKEFEVIAQIKLLQSACNNYSFTQEDQFVDWFHSLERLSEAESYGLSCEIEPLSESASNTLKAKKNTGIIKRWSDRQPPSTEPCASGSSHSKSFDQLKCGQYLCSGDATDSVSVTSAGSSSSDVEEINISFIPESPDCQEKKVSEIPLASLPQRWYAPSVADGEAKTTVSSASPLLPALQFWESTSLSSLDTSGIGSGSSSASSSSVSSTPVTASRTHKRSVSGISSYSSLSLPLYNQQVDDCCIIRVSLAVDNGNMYKSILVTSQDKTPVVIRKAMAKHNLDGDRPEDYELVQIISEERELKIPDNANVFYAMNSAANYDFVLKKRGFSKGVKIKHGSSSTLPRMKQKGLKIAKGIF; this is translated from the exons AGCTCCACGCAGGAGATCGGAGAAGAGCTGGAGGATGGTGTGATCTACAGCATATCGCTCCGGAAAGTGCAGCTCCATCACACGGCCAACAAAGGGCAGCGATGGCTGGGG TTTGAGAACGAGTCGGCCTTAAACCTCTACGAGACGTGTAAGGTGCGGACGATAAAAGCCGGGACcttggagaagctggtggagtACCTGGTCTCAGCCTTCAAGGGCAATGACTCCACCTACGTCACCATCTTCCTGTGCACTTACCGGGCCTTCGCCACCACCAAGCAAGTGCTGGACCTGCTGCTTAACAG GTACGGCAAGCTCCACGTGCAGGCGAATGGGGACCATGCCAGGCACGCTGTGGACGAGAGGATGGAGCTCAAGAA CACCATCTCCTCCATCCTGGGCGCCTGGCTGGATCAGTACTCAGAGGACTTCCGCAAGCCCCCGGACTTCGCGTGCCTCAAGCAGCTCATCTCCTATGTGCGCCACAACATCCCTGGCTCGGACCTGGAGCGCCGTGCCCGCATCCTGCTCGCCCAGttccagcagcaagagcagagcGAGTCTGAGGCAGAAG CTGTGGACCACGGCGGCTGCACCTTCCAGCTGGTGGAGGAGAACGGGGTCGGGGACGGGAAGCCGgatttcctctccttctctccagaGATGGTGGCAGAACAGTTCACGCTGATGGATGCT GAGCTGTTTAAGAAAGTGGTGCCTTACCactgcctgggctgcatctgGTCCCAGCGAGACAAGAAGGGCAAAGAGCACCTGGCGCCCACCATCCGTGCCACGGTCTCGCAGTTCAATAGCGTGGCCAACTGTGTCATTGCCACGTGTCTCGGAGACCGGTCCCTGAAGCCGCAGCAGAGGGCTAAAGTGGTGGAGCGGTGGATTGAAGTGGCTCGG GAGTGCCGCATCCTGAAGAACTTCTCCTCTCTCCGAGCCATCCTCTCGGCTCTGCAGTGCAACGCCGTTCACCGGCTGAAGAAGACCTGGGACGAGGTCCTACG GGAGAGCTTCCGCACTTTCCACGAGCTCTCAGAGATCTTCTCCGATGAGAACAACCACTCGCTGAGCCGGGAGCTTCTCATTAAG GAGGGAACGTCCAAATTCGCCACCTTGGAGATCAACCCGAAGAGGGCTCAgaagcggcagcagcagcagcgagagATG GGCGTGATGCAGGGCACCATTCCCTACCTTGGCACCTTCCTCACGGACCTGGTCATGCTCGACACCGCCATGAAGGATTTCCTGGAT GGAGGGCTGATCAACtttgagaagagaaggaag GAGTTTGAAGTCATCGCCCAGATCAAGCTGCTTCAGTCTGCCTGCAACAACTACAGCTTCACGCAGGAGGACCAGTTCGTGGACTGGTTCCACAGCCTGGAGCGGCTCAGCGAGGCTGAGAG ctaCGGGCTGTCATGCGAGATCGAGCCACTGTCTGAGTCGGCCAGCAACACgttgaaggcaaagaaaaacacGGGCATCATCAAGCGATGGAGCGA CCGGCAGCCGCCGAGCACGGAGCCCTGCGCCAGCGGCAGCTCCCACTCAAAATCCTTCGACCAGCTCAAGTGCGGGCAGTACCTGTGCAGTGGGGATGCCACCGACTCCGTGAGCGTCACCTCCgctggctccagcagctccgACGTGGAGGAGATCAACATCAGCTTCATCCCCGAGTCCCCCGACTGCCAGGAGAAGAAG GTCAGTGAGATCCCTCTGGCCTCCCTCCCCCAGCGCTGGTACGCCCCGTCTGTGGCTGATGGAGAAGCTAAAACCACTGTGTCCTCCGcatcccctctcctccctgccctccagttctGGGAATccacctccctctcctccctggacACATCAGGCATCGGCTCGGGCTCCAGCAGTGCCTCGTCCTCTTCCGTCTCCTCCACGCCGGTGACGGCCTCCCGCACCCACAAGCGCTCGGTCTCCGGCATCTCCAGCTACTCCTCCCTCTCGCTGCCCCTCTACAACCAGCAGGTCGATGACTGCTGCATCATCCGCGTCAGCCTGGCTGTGGACAACGGCAATATGTACAAGAGCATCCTG GTGACGAGCCAGGATAAGACCCCAGTTGTTATTCGCAAGGCCATGGCCAAACACAACTTGGACGGGGACCGGCCTGAAGACTATGAGCTTGTTCAGATCATCTCAGAGGAGAGAG AGCTGAAGATCCCTGACAACGCCAATGTCTTCTACGCCATGAACTCTGCCGCCAACTACGACTTCGTGCTCAAGAAGAGGGGCTTCTCCAAGGGGGTGAAGATCAAGCACGGCTCCAGCTCCACCCTGCCCAGGATGAAGCAGAAAGGCCTGAAGATCGCCAAAGGCATCTTCTAG
- the RALGDS gene encoding ral guanine nucleotide dissociation stimulator isoform X4, which translates to MVSRRRAPPHHAPAAERMFEGCRRARSLWGGVRLEVAGESSPVVLHSFTQLDPDLPPLESSTQEIGEELEDGVIYSISLRKVQLHHTANKGQRWLGFENESALNLYETCKVRTIKAGTLEKLVEYLVSAFKGNDSTYVTIFLCTYRAFATTKQVLDLLLNRYGKLHVQANGDHARHAVDERMELKNTISSILGAWLDQYSEDFRKPPDFACLKQLISYVRHNIPGSDLERRARILLAQFQQQEQSESEAEAVDHGGCTFQLVEENGVGDGKPDFLSFSPEMVAEQFTLMDAELFKKVVPYHCLGCIWSQRDKKGKEHLAPTIRATVSQFNSVANCVIATCLGDRSLKPQQRAKVVERWIEVARECRILKNFSSLRAILSALQCNAVHRLKKTWDEVLRESFRTFHELSEIFSDENNHSLSRELLIKEGTSKFATLEINPKRAQKRQQQQREMGVMQGTIPYLGTFLTDLVMLDTAMKDFLDGGLINFEKRRKEFEVIAQIKLLQSACNNYSFTQEDQFVDWFHSLERLSEAESYGLSCEIEPLSESASNTLKAKKNTGIIKRWSDRQPPSTEPCASGSSHSKSFDQLKCGQYLCSGDATDSVSVTSAGSSSSDVEEINISFIPESPDCQEKKVSEIPLASLPQRWYAPSVADGEAKTTVSSASPLLPALQFWESTSLSSLDTSGIGSGSSSASSSSVSSTPVTASRTHKRSVSGISSYSSLSLPLYNQQVDDCCIIRVSLAVDNGNMYKSILVTSQDKTPVVIRKAMAKHNLDGDRPEDYELVQIISEERELKIPDNANVFYAMNSAANYDFVLKKRGFSKGVKIKHGSSSTLPRMKQKGLKIAKGIF; encoded by the exons ATGGTGAGCCGCCGGCGCGCCCCGCCGCACCATGCCCCCGCCGCCGAGAGGATGTTCGAGGGCTGCCGGCGGGCGCGGAGCCTCTGGGGCGGCGTGAGGCTGGAGGTGGCCGGGGAGAGCAGCCCCGTGGTGCTGCACAGCTTCACCCAGCTCGACCCCGACCTGCCGCCGCTGGAG AGCTCCACGCAGGAGATCGGAGAAGAGCTGGAGGATGGTGTGATCTACAGCATATCGCTCCGGAAAGTGCAGCTCCATCACACGGCCAACAAAGGGCAGCGATGGCTGGGG TTTGAGAACGAGTCGGCCTTAAACCTCTACGAGACGTGTAAGGTGCGGACGATAAAAGCCGGGACcttggagaagctggtggagtACCTGGTCTCAGCCTTCAAGGGCAATGACTCCACCTACGTCACCATCTTCCTGTGCACTTACCGGGCCTTCGCCACCACCAAGCAAGTGCTGGACCTGCTGCTTAACAG GTACGGCAAGCTCCACGTGCAGGCGAATGGGGACCATGCCAGGCACGCTGTGGACGAGAGGATGGAGCTCAAGAA CACCATCTCCTCCATCCTGGGCGCCTGGCTGGATCAGTACTCAGAGGACTTCCGCAAGCCCCCGGACTTCGCGTGCCTCAAGCAGCTCATCTCCTATGTGCGCCACAACATCCCTGGCTCGGACCTGGAGCGCCGTGCCCGCATCCTGCTCGCCCAGttccagcagcaagagcagagcGAGTCTGAGGCAGAAG CTGTGGACCACGGCGGCTGCACCTTCCAGCTGGTGGAGGAGAACGGGGTCGGGGACGGGAAGCCGgatttcctctccttctctccagaGATGGTGGCAGAACAGTTCACGCTGATGGATGCT GAGCTGTTTAAGAAAGTGGTGCCTTACCactgcctgggctgcatctgGTCCCAGCGAGACAAGAAGGGCAAAGAGCACCTGGCGCCCACCATCCGTGCCACGGTCTCGCAGTTCAATAGCGTGGCCAACTGTGTCATTGCCACGTGTCTCGGAGACCGGTCCCTGAAGCCGCAGCAGAGGGCTAAAGTGGTGGAGCGGTGGATTGAAGTGGCTCGG GAGTGCCGCATCCTGAAGAACTTCTCCTCTCTCCGAGCCATCCTCTCGGCTCTGCAGTGCAACGCCGTTCACCGGCTGAAGAAGACCTGGGACGAGGTCCTACG GGAGAGCTTCCGCACTTTCCACGAGCTCTCAGAGATCTTCTCCGATGAGAACAACCACTCGCTGAGCCGGGAGCTTCTCATTAAG GAGGGAACGTCCAAATTCGCCACCTTGGAGATCAACCCGAAGAGGGCTCAgaagcggcagcagcagcagcgagagATG GGCGTGATGCAGGGCACCATTCCCTACCTTGGCACCTTCCTCACGGACCTGGTCATGCTCGACACCGCCATGAAGGATTTCCTGGAT GGAGGGCTGATCAACtttgagaagagaaggaag GAGTTTGAAGTCATCGCCCAGATCAAGCTGCTTCAGTCTGCCTGCAACAACTACAGCTTCACGCAGGAGGACCAGTTCGTGGACTGGTTCCACAGCCTGGAGCGGCTCAGCGAGGCTGAGAG ctaCGGGCTGTCATGCGAGATCGAGCCACTGTCTGAGTCGGCCAGCAACACgttgaaggcaaagaaaaacacGGGCATCATCAAGCGATGGAGCGA CCGGCAGCCGCCGAGCACGGAGCCCTGCGCCAGCGGCAGCTCCCACTCAAAATCCTTCGACCAGCTCAAGTGCGGGCAGTACCTGTGCAGTGGGGATGCCACCGACTCCGTGAGCGTCACCTCCgctggctccagcagctccgACGTGGAGGAGATCAACATCAGCTTCATCCCCGAGTCCCCCGACTGCCAGGAGAAGAAG GTCAGTGAGATCCCTCTGGCCTCCCTCCCCCAGCGCTGGTACGCCCCGTCTGTGGCTGATGGAGAAGCTAAAACCACTGTGTCCTCCGcatcccctctcctccctgccctccagttctGGGAATccacctccctctcctccctggacACATCAGGCATCGGCTCGGGCTCCAGCAGTGCCTCGTCCTCTTCCGTCTCCTCCACGCCGGTGACGGCCTCCCGCACCCACAAGCGCTCGGTCTCCGGCATCTCCAGCTACTCCTCCCTCTCGCTGCCCCTCTACAACCAGCAGGTCGATGACTGCTGCATCATCCGCGTCAGCCTGGCTGTGGACAACGGCAATATGTACAAGAGCATCCTG GTGACGAGCCAGGATAAGACCCCAGTTGTTATTCGCAAGGCCATGGCCAAACACAACTTGGACGGGGACCGGCCTGAAGACTATGAGCTTGTTCAGATCATCTCAGAGGAGAGAG AGCTGAAGATCCCTGACAACGCCAATGTCTTCTACGCCATGAACTCTGCCGCCAACTACGACTTCGTGCTCAAGAAGAGGGGCTTCTCCAAGGGGGTGAAGATCAAGCACGGCTCCAGCTCCACCCTGCCCAGGATGAAGCAGAAAGGCCTGAAGATCGCCAAAGGCATCTTCTAG